A genomic region of Trichothermofontia sichuanensis B231 contains the following coding sequences:
- a CDS encoding calcium-binding protein, which produces MERIFGTAGPDSLQAARFNPVDGSGNDAFGLTGNDTLQGGPGRDRLLGGLDNDLIRGSGNDSLYGGKGNDTLIASDDAGLDFLYGDRDDDILIGSRFGGTLMFGGKGNDTLYGVPDPLSGEFMFGDLGDDVIYSEGQSTLSGGGGATTPNVNDGNDTLVGGFGNQLMIGGTGDDTYLFQAAVRKQVAGRWVTEGGYGGEDVIRGFAAGPNAGDTIRLNSLQAGDVVRLTDTPGTGVVITIQGSVTNTIVVEDATLASLIAPGSNDVFVNGGVVNQNTGNLSGGTLTFTV; this is translated from the coding sequence ATGGAGCGGATTTTTGGCACTGCCGGCCCGGACAGCCTGCAAGCAGCCCGTTTTAATCCTGTGGATGGTTCTGGTAATGATGCTTTCGGCTTGACAGGCAATGATACCTTGCAGGGAGGTCCCGGTCGCGATCGCCTGCTGGGCGGACTGGATAATGATTTAATTCGGGGCAGCGGGAATGACAGCCTGTATGGGGGGAAGGGGAATGACACCCTGATTGCCAGTGATGACGCCGGGTTGGATTTCCTCTATGGCGATCGGGATGACGACATCCTAATTGGCTCCCGTTTTGGCGGTACCCTGATGTTTGGTGGCAAGGGCAATGATACCCTATATGGCGTTCCCGATCCCCTATCCGGTGAGTTCATGTTTGGGGATTTGGGTGACGACGTGATCTACTCAGAAGGCCAAAGTACCTTATCGGGTGGCGGTGGAGCCACAACTCCCAATGTAAACGATGGCAATGATACCTTGGTTGGGGGCTTTGGCAACCAACTGATGATTGGCGGCACTGGGGATGACACCTATCTATTCCAAGCTGCCGTCCGGAAGCAAGTCGCAGGCCGCTGGGTCACCGAGGGAGGCTATGGGGGCGAGGATGTGATTCGGGGATTCGCTGCCGGTCCCAATGCCGGAGATACTATTCGTTTGAACAGCCTACAGGCGGGGGATGTTGTCCGCTTAACTGATACTCCCGGTACGGGTGTGGTGATTACGATTCAAGGGTCGGTAACGAATACAATTGTGGTAGAAGATGCCACCCTGGCCAGTCTGATCGCCCCCGGTAGCAATGATGTGTTTGTCAACGGGGGCGTGGTGAATCAGAATACGGGTAATCTAAGCGGGGGGACACTAACCTTCACGGTTTAA
- the purS gene encoding phosphoribosylformylglycinamidine synthase subunit PurS, giving the protein MSAQTYQAQIYVTLRPSVLDPAGTAVQSGLHHLGYTGVTGVRIGKYIELTLEAESLEQAQQDLDRMCDQLLANPVIENYRFELHSGQPVGTAGGV; this is encoded by the coding sequence GTGAGCGCCCAAACCTATCAGGCCCAAATCTATGTCACCCTACGTCCGTCCGTCCTTGATCCGGCGGGAACAGCGGTGCAGTCGGGTCTACATCATCTGGGCTATACCGGTGTTACGGGGGTACGCATTGGTAAATATATTGAGCTGACCCTGGAGGCTGAGAGCCTGGAGCAGGCACAACAGGATCTTGATCGCATGTGCGATCAACTCCTGGCCAACCCTGTGATTGAAAACTATCGGTTTGAGCTACACAGCGGCCAACCGGTAGGCACCGCCGGGGGAGTATGA
- the purQ gene encoding phosphoribosylformylglycinamidine synthase subunit PurQ, with protein MNFGVLVFPGSNCDRDVTWVTQGLLQQPTRLIWHQETDLSGLDVVVIPGGFSYGDYLRCGAIARFSPVMRSVIEFAQRGGWVLGICNGFQILTEVGLLPGALTRNRDLHFICDRVYLRVESSDRVWTQGYEHHAVITLPIAHGEGNYYATDDELQALEDHQQILFRYCTVTGDITAESNPNGSCHNIAGICNRPGNVLGMMPHPERAADAQLGGTDGLVLFQGLLQAQPLAAMR; from the coding sequence ATGAACTTTGGGGTATTGGTCTTTCCGGGTTCCAATTGTGATCGCGATGTCACCTGGGTTACGCAAGGGCTATTGCAGCAGCCGACCCGTCTGATCTGGCATCAAGAGACGGACCTGAGCGGGTTAGATGTGGTGGTGATTCCTGGGGGGTTTAGCTACGGGGATTATCTGCGCTGTGGTGCGATCGCCCGTTTTTCGCCCGTGATGCGTTCAGTTATTGAATTTGCCCAGCGGGGGGGCTGGGTGTTAGGCATCTGTAATGGTTTTCAGATTTTGACCGAGGTGGGTCTGTTGCCCGGTGCCTTGACCCGGAATCGGGATCTACATTTTATCTGCGATCGGGTTTACCTGCGGGTAGAAAGCAGCGATCGCGTTTGGACTCAGGGCTATGAGCACCACGCGGTCATTACCCTACCGATTGCCCACGGCGAGGGTAATTACTACGCTACCGATGATGAACTCCAGGCTCTTGAAGATCATCAACAAATTTTGTTTCGCTATTGCACTGTGACAGGTGACATCACGGCTGAAAGTAACCCCAATGGGTCTTGTCATAATATTGCTGGGATTTGCAATCGCCCAGGCAATGTCCTAGGCATGATGCCCCATCCGGAACGGGCTGCTGATGCTCAGCTAGGGGGAACTGATGGGCTGGTTCTCTTCCAAGGCTTGTTACAGGCCCAGCCTCTGGCCGCCATGCGTTAG